One window of Methanothermobacter tenebrarum genomic DNA carries:
- the comB gene encoding 2-phosphosulfolactate phosphatase, which produces MKIRLTHQRSTTQDLSIMVDLLRASTTITVALDNFERIIPARSVDEALKISKEIGGLLAGERGGETIKGFIGNSPLQIQNYKGKTLILTTSNGTRILKSLRSKALIGSLINARAVARAAVELANDEIEIIMAGVNGRFAIEDFLTAGEIIYYLRDFQLDEFAKAAMIAAHDKRIVDEMILTSNSALKLKKLGFFEDVKFSIQRNISNNVPIYDRKLIKKYKI; this is translated from the coding sequence ATGAAGATCAGATTAACCCATCAGAGATCAACTACACAAGATCTTAGTATCATGGTGGACTTGTTAAGGGCTAGTACAACGATAACAGTAGCATTGGATAACTTCGAGAGGATAATACCCGCCAGGAGCGTGGATGAGGCTCTTAAAATTTCAAAAGAAATTGGTGGATTGCTCGCAGGGGAACGTGGCGGTGAGACCATTAAAGGTTTCATCGGGAATTCACCACTCCAAATACAAAACTACAAGGGCAAAACATTGATCCTCACAACAAGTAATGGTACCAGGATACTTAAAAGCTTAAGATCCAAGGCTCTTATAGGCTCCCTTATAAATGCTAGGGCCGTGGCCCGTGCGGCTGTTGAACTTGCCAATGACGAGATAGAAATAATTATGGCTGGTGTGAATGGGAGGTTCGCCATCGAAGATTTTCTCACAGCAGGGGAGATAATATACTATCTAAGGGATTTCCAACTTGATGAATTCGCAAAGGCTGCCATGATCGCAGCCCATGATAAAAGGATAGTTGATGAGATGATATTAACCTCAAATTCTGCTTTGAAGTTGAAAAAACTTGGATTCTTTGAGGATGTGAAATTTTCCATCCAAAGGAACATCTCAAATAATGTTCCAATCTATGATAGAAAATTAATAAAAAAATACAAAATATAA